From Lolium perenne isolate Kyuss_39 chromosome 5, Kyuss_2.0, whole genome shotgun sequence, a single genomic window includes:
- the LOC127300748 gene encoding uncharacterized protein: MAEETETKQLFSPSDVSLHTSRKECWVVIHGKVYDVTKFLEDHPGGEDVLLHVSASGDATEAFEDVGHSTSAISMMSSYLIGSIEGYMPPKASEHTTVGGSDEPPNSRTTQRNKGSPAPNTFLDFVLPLFMLGLAIAAWYYLTFVAKS, translated from the exons ATGGCGGAGGAGACCGAGACAAAGCAGCTCTTCTCTCCGTCAGATGTCTCGCTCCACACATCCAGGAAGGAATGCTGGGTCGTCATCCATGGAAAG GTGTACGATGTGACCAAGTTCTTGGAGGACCACCCCGGTGGAGAGGACGTGCTGCTCCATGTATCCG CCTCTGGGGACGCCACAGAGGCATTTGAAGATGTCGGCCACAGTACATCAGCCATCAGCATGATGAGCAGTTACCTGATTGGAAGCATTGAGGGCTATATGCCTCCCAAAGCATCTGAGCATACGACAGTAGGTGGCAGTGATGAGCCGCCAAATTCGAGAACAACGCAAAGGAATAAAGGCTCTCCTGCTCCAAACACATTTCTGGACTTCGTGCTCCCTTTATTTATGCTTGGCCTGGCCATTGCAGCTTGGTACTACCTAACCTTCGTGGCCAAGAGTTAG